In Cloacibacterium caeni, a single window of DNA contains:
- a CDS encoding rhodanese-like domain-containing protein: MTFEEILNSGEYHLIDVRQPEELQMDGAIEGAVNIPLATVPLRLDEIKEMKGPKIIFCRSGGRSGQACQFLAQNGLENIYNGGGFMQLHAALEHYKK; this comes from the coding sequence ATGACTTTTGAAGAAATTTTAAATTCAGGTGAATATCACTTAATAGACGTAAGACAACCAGAAGAATTACAGATGGACGGCGCAATAGAAGGCGCTGTAAATATACCTTTAGCAACTGTTCCTTTAAGATTAGACGAAATCAAGGAAATGAAAGGCCCAAAAATCATTTTCTGCAGAAGTGGAGGAAGAAGCGGACAAGCTTGCCAATTTCTAGCTCAGAATGGCTTAGAGAACATCTATAACGGTGGTGGTTTTATGCAATTACATGCTGCATTAGAGCATTATAAAAAATAA
- a CDS encoding NAD(P)H-dependent flavin oxidoreductase, with translation MNRVTQLFNIKYPIIQGGMIWHSGYKLAAAVSNAGGLGLIGAGSMYPDVLREHIQKCKLATDKPFGVNVPMLYPNIEEIIQIILEEKVPIVFTSAGNPKTYTEILKKEGRKVAHVVSSVKFAKKCQDAGVDAVVAEGFEAGGHNGREETTTLSLIPNVRRNIEIPLIAAGGIAVGSQMKAAMILGADGVQIGSRFAATVEASAHEKWKQKIVETQEGDTQLTLKELAPVRLVKNKFFYELEEIYKEGKDIKALQEKLGKRRAKRGMFEGDLEEGELEIGQSSALIDEILTVEQVFQKLLKEFKRADFSKF, from the coding sequence ATGAACAGAGTTACTCAACTTTTTAATATTAAATATCCCATCATTCAAGGAGGAATGATTTGGCATTCTGGCTATAAATTGGCTGCTGCGGTTTCTAATGCTGGTGGATTGGGTTTAATCGGCGCAGGAAGCATGTATCCAGATGTTTTGAGAGAGCATATTCAGAAATGTAAACTCGCTACGGATAAACCTTTTGGCGTTAATGTTCCGATGTTGTACCCTAATATTGAAGAGATTATCCAGATAATTTTAGAAGAAAAAGTACCTATCGTTTTTACATCGGCGGGAAATCCGAAAACGTATACTGAAATTCTAAAAAAAGAAGGAAGAAAAGTTGCGCATGTAGTATCTTCTGTGAAATTTGCAAAAAAATGTCAAGACGCAGGAGTAGATGCAGTTGTAGCAGAAGGTTTTGAAGCGGGTGGACATAACGGAAGAGAAGAAACTACTACACTTTCTCTGATTCCTAATGTTCGTAGAAATATAGAAATTCCGCTCATTGCAGCAGGAGGAATTGCAGTAGGAAGCCAAATGAAAGCAGCGATGATTCTCGGAGCTGATGGTGTTCAAATCGGTTCTAGATTTGCCGCAACCGTAGAAGCAAGTGCTCATGAAAAATGGAAACAAAAAATTGTAGAAACTCAGGAAGGAGATACGCAATTGACTTTAAAAGAATTGGCGCCAGTTCGTTTGGTGAAAAATAAATTTTTCTATGAATTAGAAGAAATTTATAAAGAAGGAAAGGATATTAAAGCTTTGCAGGAAAAACTTGGGAAGCGAAGAGCGAAACGAGGAATGTTCGAAGGAGATTTAGAAGAAGGTGAGTTAGAAATTGGGCAGTCTTCTGCTTTAATCGATGAAATTCTAACGGTAGAACAAGTTTTTCAGAAATTATTGAAAGAGTTTAAGCGGGCGGATTTTTCTAAATTTTAA
- a CDS encoding peptidylprolyl isomerase — translation MKYLFALSFLVTLISFNANAQVKKGDLVDGISAVVGDEIVLESDILEQQNYAIQQGAAQTNKCEFMEQILSNKLLIYKAKKDTLIQDRTAAIRAQAGDKYNQILSQFPSERAMLDAYKFRSSYEMKNVIEKMDVDNYYGQAKYALITDKVNITPNEVTDFYNAFKYQLPQVKDEVVLSKIVMFPKLTDAHKQEIIDKLKKIKQDILNGETFENKARIYSDDPGSAANGGLYTNIGRGKMVKIFEATALNLQEGEISDPVESEFGFHIIQLVKKSGKLYDARHILLKAEPNAEEIATAKAEMEQIRKDILEGKTTFKDAAYKHSDDKNTKFNAGVIPAEDGSDRQEKINLPATVAYQIAGVNKGDLTEVFMDELNQKKAVVLMKVNDIIPEHSLDIATDFERIKSFALNKKKNEVLEKWVKENLADTFISLDNRYKDCQFKTDWNKAAIVK, via the coding sequence ATGAAATATTTATTTGCATTGAGTTTTTTGGTAACCCTCATTTCTTTTAATGCAAATGCACAAGTGAAAAAAGGAGATTTGGTAGATGGAATTTCTGCAGTGGTAGGAGACGAAATCGTATTAGAATCTGATATTTTAGAACAACAAAATTACGCTATTCAACAAGGGGCTGCACAAACCAATAAATGCGAATTTATGGAGCAGATTTTGAGCAATAAACTTTTGATTTATAAAGCGAAAAAAGATACTCTTATTCAAGACAGAACTGCTGCGATTAGAGCACAAGCTGGGGATAAATACAATCAGATTTTATCTCAGTTCCCTTCAGAAAGAGCCATGTTAGATGCTTATAAATTCCGTTCTTCTTACGAAATGAAAAACGTGATTGAGAAAATGGATGTTGATAACTATTATGGTCAAGCTAAATATGCGCTAATCACAGATAAAGTAAACATCACGCCTAATGAAGTAACCGATTTTTATAACGCTTTCAAATACCAATTGCCACAAGTAAAAGATGAGGTAGTTCTTTCTAAAATTGTAATGTTTCCTAAACTTACAGATGCGCACAAACAAGAAATCATTGATAAACTTAAAAAAATAAAACAAGATATCTTAAACGGAGAAACTTTCGAAAATAAAGCGAGAATCTATTCTGATGACCCAGGTTCAGCTGCAAATGGTGGTTTGTATACCAACATCGGAAGAGGGAAAATGGTGAAAATTTTCGAAGCTACTGCGCTTAATCTTCAAGAAGGAGAAATTTCTGATCCTGTAGAATCTGAATTTGGTTTCCATATCATTCAATTGGTGAAAAAGTCTGGTAAATTGTACGATGCAAGACATATTCTTTTAAAAGCAGAGCCAAATGCTGAAGAAATTGCCACTGCAAAAGCAGAAATGGAACAAATTAGAAAAGATATCCTTGAAGGAAAAACTACTTTCAAAGATGCTGCTTACAAACATTCTGATGATAAAAACACCAAGTTTAATGCAGGGGTAATTCCAGCAGAAGACGGTTCAGACAGACAAGAAAAAATTAATCTTCCAGCAACTGTTGCTTATCAAATTGCAGGGGTAAATAAAGGAGATTTAACAGAAGTTTTCATGGATGAACTCAATCAAAAAAAAGCCGTAGTATTAATGAAAGTGAATGACATAATTCCTGAACATTCTCTAGATATTGCTACAGATTTCGAAAGAATTAAAAGTTTTGCCCTAAACAAAAAGAAAAATGAAGTTTTAGAAAAATGGGTAAAAGAAAATCTAGCAGATACTTTTATCTCATTAGACAATCGTTACAAAGATTGCCAGTTTAAAACCGATTGGAACAAAGCAGCAATCGTAAAATAA
- a CDS encoding peptidylprolyl isomerase: MKIEENMKKTLSLVLFLAFLSYQSQYLIIGKDSISAEKFKTENKYGLENSGIENTVKTYVDFKLLQNFALEKRADTLGYFKKTMAEKEQELREERFYPKEIMQSSLQQYFSSNLIEKKIQVFYVEKIADDKNDYNQIYNDVKSGKITLEKAIIDYTKKKPEPFFVKSGNVDVELNRQLELLQPGQFTQLVNSATVAAFAKLVDRRPSLGYIIFGMISYPKNEESEKMKSQIFEALKSGKKFEEVAQLYGSTETEKKNAGVVMGSPVLPDVVYEAFKNKKQGEYTEPILIGEKYFVFNLYSVVPYQSSEKYNPMFIRDMMDSPFADVAYNKLIESLVKSTDYKEFPDFKKIKKSYQDYLAFKNDKAVLYQFNKDVFTFGDLKTLLSENFKNADKLTKEQWSAFLDSKRGNDVFAVYSRDFVKKPEIKEQLLKTQQNLLADFLFSEWIEKELTNKPELLDDYFKKNQQKYIWEKRADARVAILTDLSIEKDITKEIKDAKNWDALNKKYYGKLNDKQQLMVHFEKGEMSENAEVFQVNKVPFEKGIQKVKLGERLLIIAIDGILPSSPMTKEEAIEELRADVREDILAKTIAEQRQKTKIVIEPSFNAELEKNFKK, encoded by the coding sequence ATGAAAATTGAAGAAAACATGAAAAAAACGTTAAGTTTAGTCCTCTTTTTAGCTTTTTTAAGCTATCAATCACAGTATCTTATTATAGGAAAAGACAGTATTTCTGCAGAAAAATTTAAAACAGAAAATAAATATGGTTTAGAAAATTCTGGCATAGAAAATACCGTGAAAACGTATGTAGATTTTAAGTTGCTCCAGAATTTTGCTTTAGAAAAAAGAGCAGATACTTTGGGTTATTTCAAGAAAACAATGGCCGAAAAAGAGCAAGAACTTAGAGAAGAGCGCTTTTATCCTAAAGAAATCATGCAATCTTCGCTTCAGCAATATTTTTCATCCAACTTAATTGAAAAGAAAATTCAGGTTTTCTATGTAGAAAAAATAGCTGACGATAAAAATGATTATAATCAAATTTACAATGACGTAAAATCGGGTAAAATTACCTTAGAAAAAGCGATTATAGATTACACCAAGAAGAAACCAGAGCCATTTTTTGTAAAATCTGGCAATGTAGATGTAGAACTAAATAGGCAACTAGAACTTTTGCAGCCTGGTCAGTTTACGCAATTGGTGAATAGCGCTACAGTTGCGGCTTTTGCGAAGTTGGTAGACAGAAGACCTTCATTAGGTTATATTATTTTTGGAATGATTTCTTATCCTAAAAATGAGGAATCAGAAAAAATGAAATCTCAAATTTTTGAAGCGCTGAAATCTGGAAAAAAATTCGAGGAAGTAGCACAATTGTACGGTTCTACCGAAACCGAAAAGAAAAATGCAGGCGTAGTAATGGGTTCTCCTGTTTTGCCAGATGTAGTTTATGAAGCTTTCAAAAATAAAAAGCAAGGAGAATACACCGAACCTATTTTAATTGGAGAAAAATATTTTGTTTTCAATCTTTATTCGGTGGTTCCTTATCAAAGTTCAGAAAAATACAATCCTATGTTCATTAGAGACATGATGGATTCGCCTTTTGCTGATGTAGCTTATAATAAATTGATAGAATCTTTGGTTAAATCTACAGATTACAAGGAGTTTCCAGATTTCAAAAAAATTAAGAAATCATATCAAGATTATTTGGCTTTTAAAAATGATAAAGCGGTTTTGTATCAATTCAATAAAGATGTTTTCACTTTTGGTGATTTGAAAACGCTGTTGTCTGAAAATTTTAAAAATGCAGATAAATTAACGAAAGAACAATGGTCTGCTTTCCTTGATTCTAAAAGAGGAAATGATGTTTTTGCCGTTTATTCTAGAGATTTTGTCAAAAAGCCAGAAATTAAAGAGCAATTGTTAAAAACTCAACAAAACTTATTGGCAGATTTTCTTTTCAGTGAGTGGATTGAAAAGGAACTTACCAACAAGCCAGAATTATTGGATGATTATTTCAAAAAAAATCAACAAAAGTATATTTGGGAAAAAAGAGCTGATGCAAGAGTGGCGATTTTAACCGATTTAAGCATAGAAAAAGACATCACCAAAGAAATTAAAGATGCTAAAAATTGGGACGCTCTTAATAAAAAATATTACGGAAAGCTGAATGATAAACAGCAACTCATGGTGCATTTCGAAAAAGGTGAAATGTCTGAAAATGCAGAAGTTTTCCAAGTGAATAAAGTTCCATTCGAAAAAGGGATTCAAAAAGTGAAACTGGGAGAGAGATTACTCATCATCGCTATTGATGGAATTTTACCGAGTTCACCGATGACCAAAGAAGAAGCCATCGAGGAATTAAGAGCAGATGTAAGAGAGGATATTTTAGCAAAAACGATTGCAGAACAACGCCAGAAAACAAAAATTGTAATAGAACCAAGTTTTAATGCTGAACTTGAGAAGAATTTTAAGAAATAA
- a CDS encoding PfkB family carbohydrate kinase — MKLLAVGTVAFDAIETPFGKTDKILGGAATYIGLAASVMKTDVSLVSVIGGDFPQHYLDMMTSKGINIDGVEMIKDGKTFFWSGKYHNDLNSRDTLATELNVLENFDPKIPESAKDAEVLLLGNLHPAVQLAVLDRMEKRPQLVILDTMNFWMDLTWDLLLEVIAKTDVITINDEEARQLSGEYSLVKAAQKIHDMGPEFVIIKKGEHGALLFNDGKIFAIPALPLEEVFDPTGAGDTFAGGFAAYLTKNQEFTFEEMKSALIVGSAMASFTVEKFGTQRLEEVTEAEMIGRIKQFKELTTFEVKL; from the coding sequence ATGAAATTATTAGCAGTAGGAACTGTAGCATTTGATGCCATAGAAACGCCTTTTGGTAAAACTGATAAAATTTTAGGAGGAGCAGCGACTTACATAGGTTTAGCCGCTTCTGTAATGAAAACAGACGTGAGTTTGGTTTCTGTAATTGGTGGAGATTTTCCACAGCATTACTTGGATATGATGACTTCTAAAGGAATCAATATCGATGGAGTGGAAATGATTAAGGATGGGAAGACGTTTTTCTGGAGTGGGAAATACCATAACGACCTTAATTCTAGAGATACTTTGGCTACAGAACTGAATGTTCTAGAAAATTTCGACCCGAAAATTCCAGAATCTGCAAAAGATGCTGAAGTTTTACTTTTAGGAAATCTGCATCCTGCTGTACAATTAGCTGTGTTAGATAGAATGGAAAAACGTCCACAATTGGTGATTTTAGATACCATGAATTTCTGGATGGATCTTACTTGGGATTTATTATTGGAAGTAATTGCTAAAACAGACGTTATTACGATTAATGATGAAGAAGCGCGTCAACTTTCTGGAGAATATTCTCTGGTAAAAGCAGCGCAAAAAATCCACGATATGGGACCAGAATTCGTGATTATCAAAAAAGGAGAACACGGAGCATTGTTATTTAATGATGGTAAAATCTTTGCAATTCCAGCATTACCATTAGAAGAAGTTTTTGATCCAACTGGAGCGGGAGATACTTTCGCAGGAGGTTTTGCAGCGTATTTAACAAAAAACCAAGAATTTACTTTCGAAGAAATGAAATCTGCATTAATTGTAGGTTCTGCAATGGCAAGTTTCACGGTAGAAAAATTCGGAACTCAGCGTTTAGAAGAAGTTACCGAAGCCGAAATGATTGGCAGAATAAAACAATTTAAAGAACTCACAACTTTCGAAGTGAAACTTTAA
- the gldD gene encoding gliding motility lipoprotein GldD codes for MFKKLAVILLAFSALACSEEAKPKPKGELRLEYPQPHYQAFTNPCAYTFEYSDFAAIADAKQACWYNLRYPKMKANVFITYFPVKNDFDAHVKEVEKMVYGHTIKASAIETKSFSYPEKKVYGNVYELKGESASNIQIFITDSTRHFVTANLYFNTRPKPDSLAPAVDYIKKDLLHMIDTFQWK; via the coding sequence ATGTTTAAAAAATTAGCAGTCATTTTGTTAGCGTTTTCTGCATTGGCTTGTAGTGAAGAAGCAAAACCTAAACCCAAAGGAGAATTGCGTCTAGAATATCCACAGCCTCATTATCAAGCATTTACTAATCCATGTGCTTATACTTTTGAATATTCAGATTTTGCTGCAATAGCAGATGCTAAACAAGCATGTTGGTATAATTTGCGTTATCCCAAAATGAAAGCCAATGTTTTCATTACGTATTTTCCGGTGAAAAATGATTTTGATGCGCATGTAAAAGAAGTAGAAAAAATGGTTTATGGACATACCATTAAAGCTTCAGCTATCGAAACCAAGTCTTTTTCTTATCCAGAGAAAAAAGTGTATGGAAATGTGTATGAATTAAAAGGAGAAAGTGCTTCTAATATTCAGATTTTTATTACAGATAGCACCAGACATTTTGTAACCGCGAATTTATATTTCAATACAAGACCAAAACCAGATTCACTCGCACCAGCAGTAGATTATATTAAAAAAGATTTGCTACACATGATTGATACTTTCCAGTGGAAGTAG
- a CDS encoding zinc-dependent metalloprotease, translating to MKNLYFLVFILSFPFVKSQNFYIDVNSFRDHLKSNNLKSKPQLIIPVKDNSVEIFSITENDLIRNRVDNVFTFDGVSKSGAILKLTSINDKLYGLILKNGELQVFEPTNENSNYYSYINSKELEENFFNCSVDGAVSDKLSTVKIDKLSKNSSFPSTQFRRTYRLAIASTPSFTNNFDSVDTALNRIILLVNGLNAIYESELNISFVLSDETLNKKLLFTDVANNPFNSNCSLDANCAQNGFRIMNDNGYFKYNQYDLGHVLNTINTVGIESGTAALSSVCNDSVKGSSWSNWSLGTSTYFGLVVLAHEIGHMFSATHSFNASGGNSYDSNSCSNAWRLETAVEPGSGITIMSYNGTCSSPNQDIKTGMKLYFHSKNLELIFNFLENISKCDVKSPIVNNLPTVFAGEDIVIPKNTPFTLNGTAVDVDNDIQSYTWEQIDVATIRDKGAFADLYASNYGVKAVNSFTAPLFVPKRSSTESERNFPSTSLLVKSDDRLSGEALPLVPRDLNFRFLVKDLKGFNYDDIKVKVSDYGPLSISYMITQLNDYSKVNITWAVNNTNLLVDKVDILLSFDDGLSFPILLAKDTPNDGNEVVFIPNFPSFAFANVKILAKINDNASFFTVTYFGFQIKDSCNNPSVFLDVKNNYSVSLDKNDEKLDFKLPSNPDYISKLLDNTTFLKENYTSFENSSYYINKSLTDKTPYLYKASEMKGYYKIRPLNSGIYTINNLFSTGLTIHSGYPMSAGNFVGSNSYLSGNSLANVGTLSVYLDKDVTYYFRIANKDFTYYQPQYSPNKNLLQINFGYPHNYGNYNYTYTYIAIDKLSNKIVSYSNTANFKNLPIGEYTVCCLSFLTTYNPDNFINLNLDELYNISPCIQKSFNSFDLKVNENLSVSENDNKSFKLYPNPVKDILIYDSGKSIEKLEIYDIAGAMKKIKIIDYNKLDVSNLSKGVYILKVYFKNNISQTHKFIKE from the coding sequence ATGAAAAATTTATATTTTTTAGTTTTTATTTTAAGTTTTCCTTTTGTGAAATCTCAAAATTTTTACATTGATGTGAATAGTTTTAGAGATCATTTAAAATCTAACAATTTAAAATCAAAACCACAATTGATAATTCCTGTTAAAGATAATTCTGTTGAAATTTTTAGCATTACAGAGAATGACTTAATTAGAAATAGAGTTGATAATGTTTTTACTTTTGATGGAGTTTCTAAAAGTGGTGCGATATTGAAATTGACTTCTATAAATGATAAACTTTATGGTTTAATTTTAAAAAATGGTGAGTTACAAGTTTTTGAACCTACTAATGAAAATAGTAACTACTATAGTTATATCAATTCTAAAGAATTAGAAGAAAATTTTTTTAATTGTTCTGTTGATGGGGCTGTGTCAGATAAATTATCAACAGTAAAAATAGATAAATTATCAAAAAATAGTAGTTTTCCAAGTACACAATTTAGAAGAACATACAGATTAGCTATTGCTTCTACTCCTTCTTTTACCAATAATTTTGATAGTGTTGATACTGCACTTAATAGAATAATATTATTAGTAAATGGTCTAAATGCTATATATGAAAGTGAACTTAACATAAGTTTTGTTTTGAGTGATGAAACGCTAAATAAAAAATTACTTTTTACAGACGTAGCAAATAATCCTTTTAATTCTAACTGTAGCCTAGATGCTAATTGTGCTCAGAATGGTTTTAGAATAATGAATGATAACGGTTATTTTAAATATAATCAATATGATTTAGGTCATGTTTTAAATACTATAAATACAGTCGGAATAGAAAGTGGAACTGCAGCTTTATCCTCTGTCTGTAATGATAGTGTTAAAGGATCTTCATGGAGTAATTGGTCTCTAGGGACAAGTACTTACTTTGGGCTTGTTGTTTTAGCTCATGAGATAGGACATATGTTCTCTGCTACACACAGTTTCAATGCTTCTGGAGGGAATTCATATGACTCAAATTCTTGTTCTAATGCATGGCGTTTAGAAACGGCTGTAGAACCAGGTAGTGGCATTACAATAATGTCTTATAATGGAACATGTTCTAGTCCTAATCAAGATATAAAAACAGGTATGAAATTGTATTTTCATTCTAAAAATTTAGAACTAATCTTTAATTTTTTAGAAAATATAAGCAAATGTGATGTGAAATCTCCTATTGTGAATAATCTACCAACTGTTTTTGCGGGTGAAGATATAGTTATTCCTAAAAATACGCCGTTCACATTAAATGGAACTGCTGTAGATGTAGACAATGATATTCAATCTTATACATGGGAACAAATAGATGTAGCTACAATAAGAGATAAAGGTGCGTTTGCCGATTTATATGCAAGTAATTATGGGGTAAAAGCCGTAAATAGTTTTACAGCTCCTCTATTTGTGCCTAAAAGAAGCTCTACAGAATCTGAAAGAAATTTTCCTTCAACATCTCTTTTGGTTAAAAGTGATGATCGTTTGAGTGGAGAAGCACTGCCTTTAGTACCTAGAGATTTGAATTTTAGATTTTTAGTAAAAGATTTAAAAGGATTTAATTATGATGATATTAAAGTAAAGGTGTCTGATTATGGGCCATTGAGTATTAGTTATATGATTACACAGCTAAATGATTATTCTAAAGTAAATATAACTTGGGCAGTAAACAATACAAATCTTTTGGTAGACAAAGTAGATATTTTGTTGAGTTTTGATGATGGATTATCATTTCCTATTTTACTAGCAAAAGATACTCCTAATGATGGTAATGAGGTGGTTTTTATTCCTAATTTTCCTTCATTTGCTTTTGCAAATGTTAAAATATTAGCAAAGATTAATGATAATGCTAGTTTTTTTACAGTAACATATTTTGGGTTCCAAATAAAAGATAGTTGTAATAATCCTTCAGTTTTTTTAGATGTTAAAAATAATTATAGTGTTTCATTAGATAAGAATGATGAAAAATTAGATTTTAAATTACCAAGTAACCCAGATTATATTAGTAAACTACTAGATAATACCACATTTTTAAAAGAAAATTATACTTCGTTTGAAAATTCTTCTTATTATATTAATAAATCTCTTACCGATAAAACTCCTTATCTTTATAAAGCAAGTGAAATGAAAGGATATTATAAAATAAGACCATTAAATTCTGGCATCTATACTATAAATAATCTATTTAGTACAGGATTAACTATACACTCTGGTTATCCAATGAGTGCAGGGAATTTTGTGGGTTCAAATTCTTATCTAAGTGGGAATTCTCTTGCTAATGTAGGCACATTAAGTGTGTATTTAGATAAAGATGTTACATACTATTTTAGAATAGCCAACAAAGATTTTACGTATTATCAACCTCAATATTCTCCTAATAAAAATTTGCTGCAAATAAATTTTGGATATCCACATAATTATGGTAACTACAATTATACATATACTTATATTGCTATTGATAAACTAAGTAATAAAATCGTAAGTTACAGTAATACCGCTAATTTTAAAAATTTACCAATAGGAGAGTACACTGTTTGTTGTTTATCATTTTTAACAACATATAATCCTGATAATTTTATAAATCTAAATTTAGATGAATTATATAATATTAGTCCATGTATTCAAAAAAGTTTTAACAGTTTTGATTTAAAAGTAAATGAAAATCTTTCTGTTTCAGAAAATGATAATAAAAGTTTTAAATTATATCCTAATCCCGTTAAGGATATTTTAATATATGATAGTGGAAAATCAATTGAGAAGTTGGAAATTTATGATATAGCAGGAGCAATGAAAAAAATTAAAATAATAGATTATAATAAATTAGATGTTTCAAATTTATCTAAAGGTGTCTATATTTTAAAAGTATATTTTAAAAATAATATTTCTCAAACGCATAAGTTTATTAAAGAATAA
- the mutY gene encoding A/G-specific adenine glycosylase, which produces MKKKNKYADFLNIGLKLLKWYDLNARDLPWRKTKNPYHIWVCEIVLQQTRVEQGKNHYLNFVERFPTVESLSSAEIDEVLLYWKGLGYYSRAINLHKAAQQVMEDFGGAFPESFSEILKLKGVGKYTAAAVSSICFDEKVPAIDGNFYRVLSRVFADDFDVSSPKAYAYFYELALLIMPEENPGNFNQAIMDLGSEICKPKNPQCQVCPIQENCLAYETGKVLEFPVKSKKVKAVDLKLHYYYIMYEDKFLIKQRDDSFIWKKLYDFPESISQELEDFVVEEKTVHHKLTHKNLEISISKVILQDKKVFENYAQKHQLQITDYESSHQKSFPKPLENYLKKTFED; this is translated from the coding sequence TTGAAAAAGAAGAACAAATATGCTGATTTTCTAAACATTGGTTTAAAACTCTTGAAATGGTATGATTTGAATGCGAGAGATTTACCTTGGCGAAAAACGAAGAATCCTTATCACATTTGGGTCTGCGAAATCGTTTTACAGCAGACTAGAGTAGAGCAAGGCAAGAATCATTACCTGAATTTTGTAGAAAGATTTCCTACGGTAGAATCATTATCCAGTGCAGAAATAGACGAAGTTTTACTCTATTGGAAAGGTTTAGGCTATTATTCACGAGCGATTAATCTGCATAAAGCAGCACAACAAGTAATGGAAGATTTCGGAGGAGCGTTTCCAGAATCATTTTCTGAAATTTTAAAACTAAAAGGTGTGGGGAAATATACTGCAGCTGCGGTTTCCAGCATTTGTTTTGATGAAAAAGTTCCTGCCATTGATGGGAATTTCTACCGAGTGTTGAGCAGAGTTTTTGCGGATGATTTTGATGTTTCCTCACCGAAAGCGTATGCTTATTTCTATGAATTGGCTTTACTCATCATGCCTGAAGAAAATCCAGGGAACTTTAATCAAGCCATTATGGATTTGGGTTCAGAAATTTGTAAGCCTAAAAATCCACAATGTCAAGTTTGTCCGATTCAGGAAAATTGTTTGGCCTACGAAACAGGAAAAGTGCTGGAATTTCCTGTGAAATCTAAAAAAGTAAAAGCGGTAGATTTAAAACTACACTATTATTATATAATGTATGAGGATAAATTCCTCATCAAACAGCGAGATGATTCCTTTATTTGGAAGAAATTATATGATTTTCCCGAAAGCATTTCTCAGGAATTGGAAGATTTTGTAGTAGAGGAAAAAACAGTGCATCATAAACTTACGCATAAGAATCTGGAAATCAGTATTTCTAAAGTGATTTTGCAGGATAAAAAAGTTTTTGAAAACTACGCTCAGAAGCATCAATTGCAAATTACAGATTACGAAAGTTCTCATCAGAAGTCTTTTCCTAAACCTTTAGAAAATTATTTGAAGAAAACGTTTGAAGATTAA
- a CDS encoding HU family DNA-binding protein, producing the protein MTKAELVNTISSKLGIEKNDTQKVIEAFMQEIRTSMYNGDNVYLRGFGSFVIKTRAAKTGRNISKNTAINIPAHNIPAFKPSKTFVEKVKTKVAVK; encoded by the coding sequence ATGACAAAGGCAGAATTGGTAAACACCATCTCAAGCAAATTAGGAATAGAAAAAAATGATACACAAAAAGTTATCGAAGCTTTTATGCAAGAAATCAGAACTTCTATGTATAATGGAGATAACGTATATTTAAGAGGTTTCGGTTCTTTTGTAATCAAAACCAGAGCAGCAAAAACAGGTAGAAATATTTCTAAAAATACAGCTATCAACATTCCTGCTCACAACATCCCAGCTTTTAAACCTTCTAAAACTTTCGTAGAAAAAGTTAAAACTAAGGTTGCTGTAAAATAA